Proteins encoded within one genomic window of Triticum aestivum cultivar Chinese Spring chromosome 2D, IWGSC CS RefSeq v2.1, whole genome shotgun sequence:
- the LOC123048730 gene encoding uncharacterized protein, which yields MQPPLRSYNIFVTVGDSLYVMATEAGLRSRLIWFHALIYGQPPDFIGQQDWYWRPLDLPCFDYEGGHYKSDLPHSEYDSDADDDWNADYTDSADVTNTNESPHPCAICAYTVVGNSQIWVSTLGAGTYSFDIMSGTWSKVGTWVLPFRGRAVYVPEHNLWFGFSDKDDQLCAVDLALTQPVLQKVLEDPPLPEACSPMASHLLHLGSGLLASCACKGCSRRHSRGAFFSQFPVMRKMKVLPCLLVWKFGAMMALETFR from the coding sequence ATGCAACCCCCTCTGCGGTCATACAACATATTCGTCACAGTAGGCGACAGCCTGTATGTCATGGCGACCGAGGCTGGCTTGCGATCCCGGCTTATATGGTTCCATGCTCTCATCTACGGCCAGCCGCCGGATTTCATAGGTCAGCAGGACTGGTACTGGCGTCCTCTCGACCTGCCTTGCTTTGATTATGAGGGTGGTCATTACAAGTCGGATCTGCCTCACTCTGAGTACGACTCGGATGCTGATGACGACTGGAATGCTGATTACACGGATTCTGCAGATGTTACAAACACCAATGAGTCGCCACACCCCTGTGCGATCTGTGCCTACACGGTGGTTGGTAATTCACAGATCTGGGTATCCACACTGGGCGCTGGCACGTACTCCTTTGACATCATGAGTGGCACGTGGAGCAAGGTCGGCACGTGGGTGCTGCCGTTCAGAGGCCGTGCTGTTTACGTCCCCGAGCACAACCTCTGGTTTGGCTTCTCAGATAAAGACGATCAGCTCTGTGCGGTTGACCTTGCTCTGACGCAGCCGGTGCTGCAGAAGGTGTTAGAAGACCCACCTCTGCCCGAGGCGTGTTCCCCGATGGCTTCCCATCTTCTTCATTTGGGTTCTGGGCTTCTGGCAAGTTGTGCGTGCAAAGGCTGTTCCAGAAGACACAGCAGGGGAGCCTTCTTCAGTCAGTTCCCAGTGATGAGAAAGATGAAGGTTTTGCCGTGCTTGCTGGTGTGGAAGTTCGGCGCGATGATGGCATTGGAGACCTTCAGATGA